One Deltaproteobacteria bacterium genomic window, GAGGATCTCAAGAAGGAGATCCTGCATGCAGGGCAGGTGAGACATTCATTGGGATAAAATTTAAGCAGGTCCAAATCATTCTTTGGACACTTGGCGGTTTGCCAAGATTTTTGAACGGTGATGCTTTGTCTGAAGCATCTTCTCTTTCGCCCGTTTTGATCTCTTCCTCTTCTGCCGACGGATCTTCTCCCTCTGTTGTTGCTCCGCACTCCTCTTCCCCAGGATTTGGGCCTCGATCTTGTCGGCCAAAAGCCGCCTGGCAAAGAAACGGTTCTCTACCTGGCTCCGGCTTGCCTGGCACCGAATAACAATCCCTGTCGGGATATGCCGAAGCAAGACCGTACTGGAGGTCTTATTGATTTTCTGCCCCCCGTGCCCCGTCCCCCGAATAAATTGCTCCTCAAGATCGG contains:
- a CDS encoding peptide chain release factor-like protein — encoded protein: MITPEKQKRLEERMRRLGIFEPDLEEQFIRGTGHGGQKINKTSSTVLLRHIPTGIVIRCQASRSQVENRFFARRLLADKIEAQILGKRSAEQQQREKIRRQKRKRSKRAKEKMLQTKHHRSKILANRQVSKE